One Danio aesculapii chromosome 22, fDanAes4.1, whole genome shotgun sequence genomic window carries:
- the znf1167 gene encoding zinc finger protein OZF, whose amino-acid sequence MSDPEPCRIKQEETEELIDVIVKEESEELSEDEEKYHVKSEEETRSETEDSFSVERTAVKRFTCIECGKSYSRKSSLKIHIRIHTGERPYQCSHCDKRFSSSENLNSHERTHSREKPYECSHCDSRFNRSENLKTHMLIHTGEKTHGCDQCSKTFLRASELKIHLRAHANERPHICSECGKSFTQKSHLKDHQKIHSGVREFVCSECEKTFRRAEHLKRHQRIHTEEKTYECSHCDERFRLAGTLKHHKMIHTGEKPHKCDQCGKTFLKPSELKNHLRVHTNEKPYSCAECGKSFITNKHLKKHQKIHTGEKPYECSYCNKTFRRSGHLKIHEMIHTGEKPYECSHCDKTFRRSEDLKSHMMLLTGEKPHKCDQCSKTFLRASELKRHLRVHTNEKPYLCSECGKSFRQKSHLKEHQKVHTAVREFVCLDCEKGFKKATDLRRHQMIHTGEKLYICTQCGESFAQLSNLNKHVEIHTGENITN is encoded by the exons atgagtgatccagaaccctgcagaattaaacaggaagagactgaagaactaatag ATGTGAttgtgaaggaggagagtgaggaactgagtgaagatgaggagaaatATCATGTCAAGAGTGAAGAAGAAACTCGATCAGAGACTGAAGATAGTTTTTCAGTGGAAAGAACAGCCGTGAAACGTTTCACCTGCattgagtgtggaaagagttacaGCCGCAAATCCAGTCTCAAGATTCACAtaaggattcacactggagagagaccttaccagtgttcacactgcgacaagagattcagtagTTCAGAAAACCTGAATTCACACGAGAGGACACACTCAAGAGAGAAACCTTAcgagtgttcacactgcgacagtAGATTCAATCGTTCAGAAAACCTGAAAACACACATGCTgatccacacaggagagaaaACACACGGATGTGATcagtgcagcaaaacatttttgagggCTTCAGAGCTGAAGATCCATCTTAGAGCTCACGCAAACGAGAGGCCTCATATATGTtctgagtgtgggaagagttttacacagaaatcacatttaaaagaccatcagaagatccacaGTGGTGTGAGAGAGTTTGTCTGCTCTGAGTGTGAGAAGACATTCAGAAGAGCTGAACACTTAAAAcgacaccagaggattcacactgaagagaaaacttatgagtgttcacactgcgatGAGAGATTCAGACTGGCTGGTACCCTTAAACATCACaaaatgatccacactggagagaaaccacacaaatgtgatcagtgCGGTAAAACATTTTTGAAGCCTTCAGAGCTGAAGAACCATCTCAGAGTTCATACAAACGAGAAGCCTTACTCATGCgctgagtgtgggaagagttttattacaaataaacacttgaaaaaacaccagaagatccacactggagagaaaccatacgaGTGTTCATATTGCAACAAAACATTCAGACGTTCAGGACACCTGAAAATAcatgagatgattcacactggagagaaaccgtatgagtgttcacactgcgacaaaaCATTCAGACGTTCAGAAGACCTGAAATCACACATGATGCTCctcactggagagaaaccacacaaatgtgatcagtgcagcaaaacatttttgagggCTTCAGAGCTGAAGAGACATCTCAGAGTTCATACAAACGAGAAGCCTTATTTATGCTCTGAGTGCGGAAAGAGTTTCAGACAGAAGTCACATTTAAAAGAGCATCAGAAGGTCCACACTGctgtgagagagtttgtgtgcttGGACTGTGAGAAGGGTTTTAAGAAAGCTACCGACTTGAGACGACAccagatgattcacactggagagaaactgtacatatgcactcagtgtggggaGAGTTTCGCACAATtatcaaaccttaataaacatgtagagatccacactggagagaataTCACTAATTAA